The following is a genomic window from Candidatus Neptunochlamydia vexilliferae.
TCTTTTGTGGTGATTCAGCTTCAGCCTTATTTTGAGAATTTTGGGAAGCGCTCGATAAAGGCTCCTAAGCTCTACTTTAACGATGCGGGACTTGCCTGTTACCTTTTAGGCATTGAAAATAGCGTCCAGATCGAACGAGATCCTTTAAGGGGCAGCCTTGTTGAAAATCTCGTCCTTTTAGAGCTGATGAAGTGCCGCCTCAATCGAGGGCTTGACCCTCAGCTCTACTACTATCGAGATGCCCATGGGAATGAGGTGGATATTATCTTTCAGTCAGGCCGAGAGCTTATCCCCATAGAGGTAAAAGCCTCAAGAACCTTTCATGAGGACTTTTTGAAAAACCTCAAATTTTTCAAAGAGCTTGCTCCAGATCGTGTTTCCAAAGGTTTCCTTGTCTACGCAGGGGAACAAGAGCAGCAGATTCAAGATTTTTATACCCTAAATTATGCCCATGCCCAGCAGATTGCAAAAGGAATCTATTGATTGAGAGGGTTTTGTCAAGAGCTGATCAATCCTTAAGCCCTTCCTATGGGAAATTTCATTGTTGTCCTCCTTCGAAAGCTGGCC
Proteins encoded in this region:
- a CDS encoding ATP-binding protein; translated protein: MLPPLPKGRGIRIDILMKKEGVKRDLDDLLLHGGYPRVYRDKLDPMKAYRNYFQTYVERDLRQIIQVKDLSQFQRFVRICAGRIGQVLNLQGISNDVGISANTVKEWLSVLEASFVVIQLQPYFENFGKRSIKAPKLYFNDAGLACYLLGIENSVQIERDPLRGSLVENLVLLELMKCRLNRGLDPQLYYYRDAHGNEVDIIFQSGRELIPIEVKASRTFHEDFLKNLKFFKELAPDRVSKGFLVYAGEQEQQIQDFYTLNYAHAQQIAKGIY